A region of Vitis riparia cultivar Riparia Gloire de Montpellier isolate 1030 chromosome 1, EGFV_Vit.rip_1.0, whole genome shotgun sequence DNA encodes the following proteins:
- the LOC117916706 gene encoding DEAD-box ATP-dependent RNA helicase 10-like, with protein MAEDNKEVKSFKDLGICEQLVEACENLGWKTPSKIQAEAIPHALEGKDLIGLAQTGSGKTGAFALPILQALLDTPQVLFACVLSPTRELAIQIAEQFEALGSGIGLKCAVLVGGVDHTQQAIALAKRPHIVVGTPGRLMDHLSNTKGFSLRTMKYLVLDEADRLLNDDFEKAIDEILSVIPRERKTYLFSATMTKKVRKLQRACLRNPVKIEAASKYSTVDTLKQQYRFVPAKYKECYLVYILTELSGSTTMVFTRTCDATRLLALLLRNLGLRAIPISGHMSQAKRLGALNKFKAGECNILICTDVASRGLDIPSVDMVINYDIPSNSKDYIHRVGRTARAGRSGVAISLVNQYELEWYIQIEKLIGKKLPEFPAQEEEVLLLLERVTEAKRISQMKIKETGGKKKRRGGDEGEEEIDRYLASKNGKSSKKLKKR; from the exons ATGGCAGAAGACAATAAAGAAGTCAAGTCATTTAAGGATTTGGGGATATGTGAGCAATTGGTGGAGGCTTGTGAAAATTTAGGATGGAAAACACCATCTAAGATACAGGCTGAAGCCATTCCTCATGCACTAGAAG GAAAGGACTTGATTGGGCTTGCACAAACAGGTTCTGGTAAGACCGGAGCATTTGCACTTCCCATACTCCAAGCCCTTTTAGATACTCCTCAAGTGCTGTTTGCTTGTGTGCTCTCCCCTACTCG GGAACTTGCTATTCAGATTGCAGAGCAGTTTGAAGCTTTAGGTTCTGGAATTGGTCTAAAGTGTGCTGTG CTTGTTGGAGGAGTGGACCATACACAACAAGCAATTGCCCTTGCAAAGCGCCCACATATTGTT GTGGGTACACCTGGACGACTCATGGACCATCTGTCCAATACAAAAGGTTTTTCTCTTCGGACGATGAAATACTTG GTCTTAGATGAGGCTGATAGGTTGCTGAATGACGACTTTGAGAAAGCCATTGATGAGATTTTAAGTGTTATCCCACGGGAGCGAAAGACATACTTATTTTCTGCTACTATGACGAAAAAG GTGCGTAAGCTCCAGAGGGCCTGTCTCAGGAATCCTGTGAAG ATTGAGGCTGCATCTAAATATTCCACTGTTGATACACTCAAGCAACAGTATCGCTTTGTTCCTGCTAAGTACAAG GAATGCTATCTTGTATATATTCTAACTGAGTTATCTGGAAGTACAACAATGGTTTTCACTCGTACTTGCGATGCAACTCGCCTATTGGCTTTGCTTCTTCGAAACCTTGGTTTAAGGGCTATCCCAATCAGTGGTCATATGAGTCAG GCTAAAAGACTTGGAGCACTGAACAAGTTTAAGGCTGGAGAATGTAATATACTTATCTGCACTGATGTGGCAAGTAGAGGACTTGATATTCCATCTGTTGATATGGTTATCAATTATGATATTCCCTCAAACTCCAAG GATTACATACATCGAGTGGGAAGAACTGCTCGTGCAGGAAGATCTGGGGTTGCAATCTCACTAGTGAACCAGTACGAGTTGGAGTGGTACATACAGATAGAGAAGCTTATTG GGAAAAAGTTACCTGAGTTTCCTGCTCAAGAAGAGGAAGTTCTGCTACTCTTGGAGCGTGTCACAGAGGCAAAAAGAATATCCCAGATG aaaataaaagagacaGGAGGCAAGAAGAAGAGAAGGGGAGGAGATGAAGGAGAGGAAGAAATTGATAGATATTTAGCTTCAAAGAATGGGAAGTCATCCAAGAAGTTGAAGAAACGCTGA